From Punica granatum isolate Tunisia-2019 chromosome 1, ASM765513v2, whole genome shotgun sequence:
TCTTCTCTAGGTCGTCTGACGGGTGTTCATAAATCATAATGCAGCTATTGGTGGCCCTGGTGAGTGCCTACAGATACGAAGGCTCGAAGCTGAAGGAGGACACTGCAAAATCCGAGGCGAAGGCATTGTTCAATGCAGTAAAAAATGCCGATCACAGAAAGCcagttgaagatgaagaggtcATCAGGATACTGACAACAAGGAGCAAGCCCCACCTCAGGGCAGTCTATAAGCACTACAATGAGATCAGTGGCAACAACTTTGATGAAGTACGGGAACAATAGatcggaaaaagaaaaaatttcatacGACACATCATCGTACATTACCAGAAATTCCGAGATTcgaatatcattttctttgtgTTTGCAGGATGTTCAGATTGATCTGAAAATGCAAGAAACAGTCCAATGCCTGTGTACACCGGAGAGATACTTCAGCCAGGTTAGGACTTGTTTGGATAGGTGACAAATTCACCATTCGAGcaggaaatctctctttcggGCCAATTCGAGCCCCGTCGAGGCCCGGCATATCTTTTCGGCTCGGATTAACAATTATGCAGGCCCATGTTTTGTTGAATTATTATGGGATTGCTGGCTTTCTTCTTCAGGTTTTGGACTCAGCGCTGAAGATTGACGCTCACAAGAGCACGAAGAAGGCACTGACAAGAGTCGTAGTAACCAGAGCCGATGTCGATATCAAGGAGATCAGGGAAGAATTCAACCGCATCTACGGGGTTTCACTGACCGAGAAGATAGAGCAAGCGGCTAATGGGAACTATAGAGATTTATTGCTCACTTTGATATCTAAGGATGCATAAACGACCGGAGAGCGCGACTACATGCCGTTAGAGAATGTGAATCGATTGAGATTGTTTCCGCTCCATTTCGTTTCTACCATTTTCCGTTGATTGTATGTCCATGCACATGTCTCATTCTATCTGTCTTGCACTACAATAACTAGAGAGTCAATGAACGTCCAGGCTTTACTTTTATctttgaataaaattataaaatttacatgTTATATTAGTTTGAAGTGGATTATGCTAATTTGGGACGAAAATGAAGGCGGCTAATTACTTCATGATCATTTCTCTTCGTGAGGTGGTTGGACCTATATCTAATTCAAAAACTCAAACCGATAAAATGGTGAattcaataattatatatctttattgtttaagtttttttttttttaatatttcaatgtGGAATAGTAATTCTCATCACTCACCCTCGTGTAACGTGTGTTTTCTTTCAcacattatgttatattaacTAAGCTCGTTGTTATATTTTATAGAATTAAAAAGAGAATCATTCAATAATAAGAAATCAACGAAACAACGAAAAAATGGAACTTATCCCAATTtcatgagaaaaataaataaatttgaacaaaaatattacaaatgagaaataaattttagttagAGATGCGGCTGcaaatagaaaaatttaaaattaatccTTACGAACAAACTCTAGCCATGGATGGAATTTTTATGTTACTTATATGTCCAATCTAATATAGTCACTGATTTGTTAATATGGCCAACAAATATAGCATGTGCATAGCACGGACCTCTCGTCAAGTAAATAGTAAAGTTCCCGTGTTACATGCTACATATAAAATCTTCCTTTATTGTATATGGAATTTTACGAAATTCATTGTTaaataagaataattatataaataaaatgaaatttgaaataagagaaaggaagagaaggaaagagagaaaagagagaaattacagtaaaaagaaagtggagtGAATGAGATTTATgaattaaaatgataaaattgccTTTAAAATTTGTggctattaattttttgaagaaTCTgattaaaagataattttgaaaacaaaaagTTATCTTACACCTTCCTTTCTTCAATTGCTGATATAGATTGATAGGTAGATGAATCACTTCTCCACtcagtttttttttacccATCTCGCAAAACTACTATGTAAGGCCACTATccttattcataaaaaataaaaataaaaaacctaCATAATACCACTATCCATctattcttttttcaattctttttaattgtatataaagttttttaaatttattttgttctttttcattaattacattttttatgGTTCTCACTTTTATTGTTTAAGCATCTAcctattattattctttttcatttattatattacatCATAAAAAACACTAACGAAAATTCTGCATCAGAATACAATCTAACATAATTAAGAATATTCACACATAGCACGGAACAATTTCAGTAAGTAACACACACAAATTTGACAGGACCAAGTGGCACGTGACCCCACCATAAGTTAATTAATTCCCACTGGAAATTAGGTTCAGCGCACTGTAAGTGGCATTATTGAtattactaattttataatctaaaaaattagaaattaataaaaagttgGAAATAGTTATATTAATTGATATTTGTAAATAAGTTGTAAAAGATACGCACTGTAAAAATCTCAttggaaatatataataaaattgtaaatatattatgaaacttaggaaaaaaatttaagttatATTAATGGAGAGACTCGAAGAAATAGCTGACCACGAACTTAGGAGGGCACAAATAGAAGAATTTCATGAGTCCATGTGGAAAGTTCTCGTTACATGAACGGAACAATTTGGTGGGAATAGTATTACGAGAAGATTCTACTGTAACAAATCTTGGGGAATATATGGAAATATCCCGAAAATCACGTCATATCTCGTAATAAATAGTctgaattaatatatatatatatatatatacacacacattaATTTAAGCATTAACCCAAATGATGTGTATAATATAAGCAGTTTCTATCTGACGGTAAATCCTGATCTAGAGTCGGCCCATGACGGCCCACAGAAAGCGACACTACCACGGTCGAATGCGGGCCCGAGATTCCCCGCAATGAAATGAAACCCAAATGCTTTCctaaatgaaattgaaatgaaCAAAAATCTTCGGTTCGGCCAATCAGGTTGCAGCAATGGATCGGCCTCTCCTGGCCACAAGTTGAGATACGACCCTGACACGTGTCAGACAACTAAAGACCCATGTCCCGAAAGTCTAACCCTCCCCACCTTCATTCGCTCCTCCCACGTGACGTCACGTGAACCCTCGCCCCTTCCTTCCctccccactctctctctctctgtctctgcgCTGCGCTGTGCTGTGCTTTGCTCAGTGTAGTAGTGTTGTCGAATCGTTTGGATGTCTTCTCCCTAAAGTAAGCTTGGCCTTTGTTCGGAATCGTTTTGTTGAATTCTCtcattgatttttgttgtgaaaGCTTGTGATCTTCGGTTGACGATTTGCTCTGTTTTCATTCATGGTTGATCAGATACACTCCTCCTGCTCCTCCCTCCTTCATCTTATTGGAGAATTGAGATGTGTGGGATTTTCATCTACAAATGTATACCTGAATTGGATTATAACGCTGAGAGTTGCTCTGGTTTAGTTAGATATGTTTGATTGGAACGACGAAGAGGTAAAACACCCTGccttttgtcttcttctctgGACTACCTTCGTATTTCATATAGTTTTCTGTGTTCCTTTATGATGAACTCTGTCCCGTGTTCTGTTGTGTTGGGTTGGGTGGAATTTGGTTTGGTCATGTTGGGTTGTGCTGTGTTGTTCTTCAGCTTTCTGTGCATGAAAATGATTGAGCTGCATCTAGACAAGGAGtggaatattttattttattttattttatttatttatttatttttaggaAAAGGGTAGATGCGGTTCATGTTGTTGTTGGATTTTGGAGGTGTTTTAGGAGAATCAGGTCAATATTTATGGGGGAATTGATGTTATTTATGTTTTGTCCTGCTAGTAGGACTCTGCCATGATGAATGTTTTGGTAGAATTTCGAGAGAAGAATGGTGCATGAATGGATGGAATtggaaaaaagtaaaactctCGAGGATCTTCCATGAGCGTAAACTTTCCTGAGCATCCCCTACCTTTGCCTGCTGAGTTGCCTCCCGATTAGCTGCAATTGCGTAGAATTACCTGCTTTTTCCTAAGGAAGAGTTATGCACTTGCTCTTTGTCAATTTTGACACCTTCACACATTTTAGTTGATGGACCTATACTGTCAATTCTGTTATGCTGTTCGCTACGATTAGCTTTCAGGTTTCTTATCTATGGTTTGTGTCCTCAGCTAGCAAATATAATATGGGATGAGGCAGGGGAGGGTGATGACCATATAGTCCCATATCCAGAGGGGAATAATCGTAACAAGAAGGAACCGAACCAACAAGGTGCTGCCACTAAGCGGACTGGACAGAAAACCCTTGTAACTGAAGACGGTTTTTCCGATGCAAAGCTGGAGAGCAGTTCTAACTTTGACAAGGATGGAAGGATTGCGTCATCAGAAGTTAGCATGGACTCATGGCCTGATCTGTCTTCATCAAATTTCATAAAAGATGATCAAGAAGCCTTAACGGCGGAAGTGTCTAATGATGTTTCCGAAACTGCGAAATATGATTCAAGCAAAGGTGGTGAGAATATCGATCAATAGAAatggatttatttatttatttattcactcGTTTATTGGGATTTCTAATTTCATCTTAAATCTTAATGTCAGAGACAGCTCAATCTGATAGAAATAATCAAATCTTCGAAAATCCTCAAGAGGCGGAGCAGAATGATTTTGTCGACTATGGATGGGAGAGTATTGGAAGTTTTGATGATCTTGATCGAATTTTTAGGTAATTCGAGACTCATTTCTGTTGTTCACATGCTCTGGTTTTCCGTTTGCTTTGCTATTTTGTACTTTTCAAGTTCAGTTCTGGGGGGATCTATGCAATACGCTATATCGTGCTCTTCTTGTCAGGGTATGTGAATGTCGAAGTTGTCATGATCATATactgagaaagaaaaaaactatttGAGAACATCGATGCCCATGAACTAAGATCATATGATCTATGCATCAGTGAGGCGGTTTATTGCGTATCTATACATGTCTTGCATTGGGGTTATCACAACCAAGCTTTTGCCTCTTTCCTTAAATTGAGTGTATCTCTTACATGGTATTCTAAGTGGTAGAATAAGCATAAAATCCTTGCTATCGTAATTAGTCTTTACCTCGTTCCCTGGTTTGGCCTTTATTTCTGACAGGATATGCTAAGTGGTAGATTAAGCGTAAAACCtcatatttgtaaaattattgGTAAGCTTTCTTGAGTGGgaattttataaattgttTCCAGCATATGCACTATTCCTTTGCCtgttttttcttctatttcccGTGGTATCCATCTGACTAAACATCCTCACAAGTGTTGATCTTGCAGCAATGATGAGCCACTATTTGGCCATGTTCTCGGCAATGCTGATGAGCTGTGGTGTTCTAAGGACGTAACAAATAGCTCAATTAAGTCCTTCTCTATATCGGGGGATTCTCCCAAATTGGGGTCAGAAGCATTAACAGATGCTTCTGAGATTTTGCAAGTGAAAGCAGAAAATGCACAAGAAGATGATGGTTCACTTAATCTTGTTTACGGGAAATCGGATGATCCTCCATCTCTTCATTTCCAGCATGGTAGTGCACCTCTTGAGCTTGCAGAACACGGCAGAGATCAAATTAAACATGATATGAAGGAGCAGGTAATAATGGTCCAATTGTCTTTGTGATTAGTCCTTTAATTATGATTGATTTCTAGAGAAAAGTATATGAAGTATTATCTTTTTGGTGTTATAACCAGAGTAATTTTCCGGTGGCTGGAGCCAGTACAGCGACCACTCATCTTGCTGCTGATAACATTTTAACCCCCAATGAGTACTCTGACAAGGTATTGATCTTTTCTGCAGTCTTATTGCTCACTTGGCTTATTTATACACGTGATTTTCGATGCCGTTTGTTCCCCTGGTAGATTTTACACACTTAACATATATAGTTTGCCGCTGTATATGCATGTGTGTACTTCTTTGTTTAATAGAAGTCCCTCTCATGTTTAGAGCGGTCACAACGCAAATGGGAAGTTGCAGGTCACAATTTGTCTGCTTCATTGGCTGCCTGTTAAATGCATGTTGATGCTTCAGAATTGCAGAATGATGCATACCGAGCatgatttttaaattctttgCACATGCAAGGTGGGCTTGACATGTGCATGCAGAATAAGTTAAATTGAGAACAGAGGCAgacaataaataaacaaaataggGGGCTGCCAAGACTTCAAAGCAAAATCTGTGCTCTAATACTATGTTGAGGGTCGGGTGCACTACAGAAACCTTTTGTTTGCAGATCAGTaaacttcttttatttttctgtctttcttcattttttctcCCCGTATCTGATACTTGATAATTAGAGCCTGCAACGGTTGAAAGCTGAGGTGTATAATTGCTCCAGCCATATTAATCCTTTGTGCAAAATGGCTATTGGCTAGTGTGAATGCGTAAAAATAGTCATGAATTCAAAGGAATAATTCTTTTGCCGGTTTGAAGAGATGCAGTTACTGGTTCTTACTAAAGTCATGGAGTAAGATACAAAATGTGTGTCAACTTTGTATGA
This genomic window contains:
- the LOC116192435 gene encoding annexin D4; amino-acid sequence: MAQPDELEALTKAFSGHGVDEKSLITILGNSHLEKRQAFRKSTPHFFKEDERLFERWDDHRVKLLKHEFMRFKNAIVLWAMHPWERDARLIKEALKKGSHTYNVIIEVACTRSSEELLGARRAYHSLFDHSIEEDVASHVHGPERKLLVALVSAYRYEGSKLKEDTAKSEAKALFNAVKNADHRKPVEDEEVIRILTTRSKPHLRAVYKHYNEISGNNFDEDVQIDLKMQETVQCLCTPERYFSQVLDSALKIDAHKSTKKALTRVVVTRADVDIKEIREEFNRIYGVSLTEKIEQAANGNYRDLLLTLISKDA